The following proteins are encoded in a genomic region of Trypanosoma brucei gambiense DAL972 chromosome 8, complete sequence:
- a CDS encoding recombination initiation protein NBS1, putative: protein MHIIEVNHGAGELHRYLLLPDAAYTVGRKECHILLPTGDPSISRHHANIQVGVMQSRALTDPSVLTAEVSLQDNSKHGTLVNDEHVGRGNCRYIYTEDSIKFGKKVTARVVSVRIVLVESSQLLHDERKALRNVALLLGALIVQEPAPLLLDFFDMRLCCTAFLYITHNGYTVTPETLLAQQRGYHITTVKYLQSLENALSEDCARGMEELPQPTAAQPGDTSFQVTEYMRPPKVFYDIHEFLLSKPLPNKLLRSYTFVFPDVEIMEKYEVLLKHCGAVVAHQPGECPSEWQSLDPDSTSVIVAGDDMFFKVKRVALTKPERNGTPESEETNGGNRRASALGEDPKTSVYVSLYENGFVIIPEKNIMRAAFTGNPLEINGRPSAPYLARSERDTFRSPSPMVRAPSHGRTSNNHVGTLPCRGASADPVVMAAEGDEKPPRFTVSPPPRRASSVSDGAAKSTGVRVLQELEGNILRVVDVNRLGGEGENDGNACLSKSTSSFGGGGGTSEVTPTSRKKHKRKPSASRASEEGSQVRAASVDSSSARSQGQYRDKSPEGLCPSWEKQGAVVVHTAEQLWKTEGGRISSSRARMSAYKMSRQSSFLTSATPSSVGAKPHVSTEKHGSEDGQPSQPRSTPSRSMRSVSPLTKRSVVGQSASRRLAPRQALTKLFPCDELGSHSTLGGTSIFDVTFCHTARCESSGRHAKRQLLTHWHRTVAKDKVRETKSARLPASPLRSFSPLFQRYNSGTGSSRRGAGSRGSSAQKADGGRGERYAGLFSSSVSSSNGASAALLAQQQDVTIRKRCEEFLRKVLTPLNTEVDTICKLIMKQGYLDAESKKKLEIGAESLIKFLTYIQRVETSIPPAQSTESTRTVTNQVRQKSLLLRRRIKGAYESVKAEIPPWMNQLREVLSVRPLVV, encoded by the coding sequence ATGCACATTATTGAAGTGAACCACGGGGCCGGTGAGTTGCATCGTTACCTTCTCCTTCCCGATGCCGCATACACCGTGGGGAGGAAGGAATGTCATATTTTGTTACCCACAGGCGATCCATCAATATCACGACACCACGCGAATATTCAAGTAGGCGTCATGCAATCTCGAGCACTGACTGATCCATCAGTACTCACAGCAGAGGTCAGTTTGCAAGACAATTCTAAGCATGGCACCCTTGTAAACGATGAACACGTCGGACGCGGCAACTGTAGATATATTTACACCGAAGATAGTATCAAGTTTGGGAAAAAAGTTACTGCACGTGTAGTGTCTGTCAGGATTGTGCTTGTGGAATCTTCGCAACTGCTTCATGATGAGCGTAAGGCACTGCGCAATGTGGCCCTGCTCCTGGGAGCTCTAATTGTGCAGGAACCCGCTCCGCTGCTGCTTGATTTCTTCGACATGCGCCTTTGCTGTACTGCGTTCCTGTACATTACACACAATGGTTACACTGTGACTCCAGAAACCCTTCTTGCACAACAACGAGGGTATCATATCACGACGGTGAAATACCTTCAGTCTTTGGAAAATGCGTTGTCGGAGGACTGTGCGAGGGGAATGGAGGAGTTACCGCAACCCACAGCTGCACAACCCGGTGATACCAGTTTTCAAGTAACGGAGTATATGCGACCTCCTAAGGTATTCTACGATATACACGAGTTTCTCCTTTCGAAACCACTCCCCAATAAACTACTACGAAGTTACACCTTTGTGTTTCCGGACGTAGAAATCATGGAAAAATATGAGGTGCTATTAAAACACTGCGGCGCGGTGGTGGCGCACCAACCTGGGGAGTGCCCTTCAGAGTGGCAGTCACTTGACCCAGACAGTACTTCAGTCATAGTTGCTGGTGATGATATGTTTTTCAAGGTAAAGCGGGTGGCACTAACGAAACCAGAAAGAAATGGAACTCCCGAGTCTGAGGAAACTAACGGTGGAAACCGCCGCGCCTCAGCACTGGGCGAGGACCCAAAAACATCGGTGTATGTTTCCCTTTATGAAAATGGATTCGTTATTATaccagaaaaaaacatcatgCGGGCGGCCTTCACAGGAAATCCACTGGAGATCAACGGTAGGCCCTCTGCACCTTATCTCGCGCGTTCGGAAAGGGACACATTCCGTTCCCCTTCACCTATGGTGCGCGCCCCATCTCACGGCAGAACGAGCAATAATCATGTAGGAACTCTTCCATGTCGAGGAGCGTCCGCCGACCCGGTGGTAATGGCAGCGGAAGGAGATGAAAAGCCTCCACGCTTTACAGTGTCACCTCCGCCTCGAAGGGCCTCATCAGTGAGTGACGGGGCAGCTAAGAGTACCGGAGTCCGGGTGCTGCAGGAGTTGGAGGGAAATATTCTTAGGGTAGTTGACGTTAATAGACTCGGGGGAGAAGGGGAGAATGATGGAAATGCGTGTTTGTCCAAAAGTACAAGTAGTttcggtggtggtggtggtacctCAGAGGTCACCCCAACATCAAGGAAAAAGCACAAGCGTAAACCGTCTGCGAGCCGCGCGTCGGAGGAGGGGTCGCAGGTTAGAGCAGCCAGTGTTGACAGTAGTAGTGCGAGGTCGCAAGGGCAATACCGAGATAAATCTCCAGAGGGATTGTGCCCATCTTGGGAAAAACAAGGGGCCGTTGTTGTTCATACCGCGGAACAACTTTGGAAGACTGAGGGGGGTAGAATTTCCTCCTCGCGCGCGCGGATGTCGGCGTACAAAATGTCAAGACAATCCTCTTTTCTTACATCTGCCACCCCTTCTTCTGTGGGAGCCAAACCGCATGTCTCCACCGAAAAGCATGGCAGTGAGGACGGACAGCCATCGCAACCCCGATCCACGCCTTCGAGATCGATGAGAAGTGTGAGCCCACTGACAAAACGATCTGTAGTTGGACAGTCAGCTTCGCGCAGGTTGGCACCAAGGCAAGCCTTAACCAAACTATTCCCATGTGACGAGTTAGGGAGTCACAGCACATTGGGGGGCACGAGCATTTTTGATGTCACCTTCTGTCACACAGCACGCTGTGAGTCGTCTGGTAGACATGCGAAGCGACAACTTCTTACCCACTGGCATAGAACTGTGGCAAAGGACAAGGTACGGGAAACGAAAAGCGCGCGCCTACCAGCCTCCCCACTCCGCAGCTTCTCCCCACTATTCCAGCGGTACAACAGCGGTACGGGAAGCAGTAGGCGTGGTGCTGGAAGCAGGGGAAGTAGTGCTCAGAAGGCAGACGGTGGCCGTGGAGAGCGCTACGCAGGATTGTTTTCGTCTAGTGTATCGTCAAGTAATGGAGCAAGCGCTGCGCTCCTTGCTCAACAGCAGGATGTCACCATCCGAAAACGTTGCGAGGAGTTCTTGCGAAAGGTCCTCACGCCTTTAAATACTGAGGTGGATACAATCTGCAAGTTGATAATGAAACAGGGATACCTGGACGCAGAGAGCAAGAAAAAGTTGGAGATTGGCGCCGAGTCACTCATCAAGTTTCTTACTTACATCCAGCGCGTGGAAACAAGCATACCACCGGCTCAAAGCACAGAGAGTACGCGGACTGTTACGAATCAAGTGCGACAGAAGTCACTCCTCCTTCGTCGACGAATTAAAGGAGCATACGAATCTGTGAAAGCAGAGATTCCCCCGTGGATGAACCAGCTACGTGAGGTTCTTAGTGTCCGACCATTGGTCGTCTAA